A region from the Oncorhynchus tshawytscha isolate Ot180627B linkage group LG26, Otsh_v2.0, whole genome shotgun sequence genome encodes:
- the LOC112235485 gene encoding endoplasmic reticulum junction formation protein lunapark-A-like isoform X2: MGVLISRFRTKPSTVEVLEGIDKDIQTGEECRELYQRQLKQWLWRLLLYSSLLYLMASIIVYLWYLPEQMIGKVILALPYVIFPLFVWLLRKGLIALFNRRTEKNNEKLDDLKSQKRKILLEVMETETYKTAKMILERFDPDSKAKVPESLPNEMPMTPKPHQELRQRHVTPRPPVALTPAAARPPRPPVVVTPAAASLLLAPGATHAGPPLHSAPGGPPERILSEAAQQNLMKRPMTPGTLVPGVGPPLARPVLPRDRGVMDRVIEYLVGDGPQNRYALICQQCLTHNGMALKEEFEYIAFRCAYCCFLNPARKARPQAPRLSEISAETKILTDAPVATPPEADESPVAAAVEEIQELTVTPTESAPETKGSETPGCLRATPEKSDGELDMSDMEVQ; encoded by the exons ATGGGGGTATTAATATCCCGGTTTAGG ACAAAGCCATCCACTGTAGAGGTTTTGGAAGGAATTGATAAG GATATACAGACTGGTGAGGAATGTAGAGAACTATATCAAAGACAGTTGAAGCAATGGCTATGGAGACTACTGCTGTACTCGTCTCTTCTCTACCTGATGGCCAGCATAATTGTGTATCTCTGGTACCTCCCTGAACAGATGATTGGGAAGGTCATATTGGCCCTTCCGTATGTGATATTTCCACTATT TGTATGGCTCCTTCGAAAGGGGCTGATTGCTCTTTTTAACAGAAGAACAGAAAAAAACA atgaaaAATTGGACGATCTCAAATCACAAAAACGAAAAATT CTGTTAGAGGTGATGGAAACTGAAACCTATAAAACTGCCAAAATGATTCTGGAGAGATTTGATCCTGACTCAAAAGCGAAG GTGCCAGAATCCCTTCCAAATGAAATGCCTATGACTCCAAAACCTCACCAGG AACTCCGTCAGCGTCATGTCACTCCTCGTCCCCCGGTGGCGTTGACTCCTGCCGCAGCCCGTCCTCCTCGTCCACCGGTGGTGGTGACTCCTGCCGcagccagtcttcttctggcccCAGGGGCCACCCATGCAGGGCCACCCCTCCACTCCGCTCCTGGAGGACCCCCAGAGAGGATCCTGTCTGAGGCTGCTCAGCAGAACTTGATGAAGAGGCCCATGACCCCTGGCACACTTGTTCCAGGAGTGG GCCCTCCCCTGGCCAGACCTGTCCTCCCCAGGGATCGCGGCGTCATGGACAGGGTTATTGAGTACCTTGTCGGCGATGGCCCTCAGAATAG ATATGCCCTCATATGTCAGCAGTGTCTCACCCATAACGGCATGGCATTAAAAGAGGAATTTGAATATATTG CCTTTAGATGTGCATATTGTTGTTTCCTGAACCCTGCGAGAAAGGCCAGACCCCAAGCCCCCCGACTCTCTGAGATCAGTGCCGAGACGAAGATCCTCACTGATGCACCCGTCGCAACACCACCTGAAGCCGATGAGAGCCCCGTTGCTGCAG CTGTAGAGGAGATCCAGGAGTTGACAGTTACTCCAACAGAGAGTGCCCCTGAAACAAAAGGGTCAGAAACCCCAGGCTGTCTGCGAGCCACCCCAGAGAAGTCCGATGGAGAACTGGATATGTCCGATATGGAGGTTCAATAG
- the LOC112235485 gene encoding endoplasmic reticulum junction formation protein lunapark-A-like isoform X1, giving the protein MGVLISRFRTKPSTVEVLEGIDKDIQTGEECRELYQRQLKQWLWRLLLYSSLLYLMASIIVYLWYLPEQMIGKVILALPYVIFPLFVWLLRKGLIALFNRRTEKNNEKLDDLKSQKRKILLEVMETETYKTAKMILERFDPDSKAKVPESLPNEMPMTPKPHQELRQRHVTPRPPVALTPAAARPPRPPVVVTPAAASLLLAPGATHAGPPLHSAPGGPPERILSEAAQQNLMKRPMTPGTLVPGVGPPLARPVLPRDRGVMDRVIEYLVGDGPQNRYALICQQCLTHNGMALKEEFEYIAFRCAYCCFLNPARKARPQAPRLSEISAETKILTDAPVATPPEADESPVAAVEEKWPSPPAVEEIQELTVTPTESAPETKGSETPGCLRATPEKSDGELDMSDMEVQ; this is encoded by the exons ATGGGGGTATTAATATCCCGGTTTAGG ACAAAGCCATCCACTGTAGAGGTTTTGGAAGGAATTGATAAG GATATACAGACTGGTGAGGAATGTAGAGAACTATATCAAAGACAGTTGAAGCAATGGCTATGGAGACTACTGCTGTACTCGTCTCTTCTCTACCTGATGGCCAGCATAATTGTGTATCTCTGGTACCTCCCTGAACAGATGATTGGGAAGGTCATATTGGCCCTTCCGTATGTGATATTTCCACTATT TGTATGGCTCCTTCGAAAGGGGCTGATTGCTCTTTTTAACAGAAGAACAGAAAAAAACA atgaaaAATTGGACGATCTCAAATCACAAAAACGAAAAATT CTGTTAGAGGTGATGGAAACTGAAACCTATAAAACTGCCAAAATGATTCTGGAGAGATTTGATCCTGACTCAAAAGCGAAG GTGCCAGAATCCCTTCCAAATGAAATGCCTATGACTCCAAAACCTCACCAGG AACTCCGTCAGCGTCATGTCACTCCTCGTCCCCCGGTGGCGTTGACTCCTGCCGCAGCCCGTCCTCCTCGTCCACCGGTGGTGGTGACTCCTGCCGcagccagtcttcttctggcccCAGGGGCCACCCATGCAGGGCCACCCCTCCACTCCGCTCCTGGAGGACCCCCAGAGAGGATCCTGTCTGAGGCTGCTCAGCAGAACTTGATGAAGAGGCCCATGACCCCTGGCACACTTGTTCCAGGAGTGG GCCCTCCCCTGGCCAGACCTGTCCTCCCCAGGGATCGCGGCGTCATGGACAGGGTTATTGAGTACCTTGTCGGCGATGGCCCTCAGAATAG ATATGCCCTCATATGTCAGCAGTGTCTCACCCATAACGGCATGGCATTAAAAGAGGAATTTGAATATATTG CCTTTAGATGTGCATATTGTTGTTTCCTGAACCCTGCGAGAAAGGCCAGACCCCAAGCCCCCCGACTCTCTGAGATCAGTGCCGAGACGAAGATCCTCACTGATGCACCCGTCGCAACACCACCTGAAGCCGATGAGAGCCCCGTTGCTGCAG TTGAGGAGAAATGGCCTTCTCCCCCAGCTGTAGAGGAGATCCAGGAGTTGACAGTTACTCCAACAGAGAGTGCCCCTGAAACAAAAGGGTCAGAAACCCCAGGCTGTCTGCGAGCCACCCCAGAGAAGTCCGATGGAGAACTGGATATGTCCGATATGGAGGTTCAATAG